The bacterium genome contains a region encoding:
- a CDS encoding carboxypeptidase-like regulatory domain-containing protein — MKKFNVFILFLSLSVFINTCFCEFCAAQTLSGNINKEEFLEKSHIVVDGTTGNPISGAEVSIPAEGLFTKTNNSGQFKLDTSFKGPAILSVKANGYKPFSLTIDESKNGNPLTIAITKLFGNEIVIDSEIHHLGDDNYSKKSANAEDFKLQSEGADFFKEFFVNKIDNKSNPVLKIGTIIGLDTKMAHTVDGKARIKAYSSSMQLYINSKKVTDIKINGDDQEIPLPVNLLKQNSNNTILIKTGINQQATSYVDYDDMEFMNLLLAF, encoded by the coding sequence ATGAAAAAATTTAATGTTTTTATTCTTTTTTTATCCTTATCAGTCTTTATTAACACGTGCTTTTGCGAATTTTGTGCCGCACAAACTCTTTCCGGAAATATAAACAAAGAAGAATTTCTGGAAAAATCACATATTGTTGTTGATGGCACAACAGGAAACCCCATTTCCGGGGCTGAAGTCTCAATTCCAGCGGAAGGTCTTTTTACAAAAACTAACAATTCTGGACAATTTAAACTTGATACTTCTTTTAAAGGCCCTGCTATCCTTTCTGTTAAGGCTAACGGCTATAAGCCATTTTCTTTGACAATAGACGAAAGCAAAAACGGCAATCCTTTAACTATAGCCATAACAAAACTTTTTGGTAACGAGATAGTTATAGACAGCGAAATTCACCATCTCGGGGATGATAATTATTCTAAAAAATCTGCAAATGCGGAGGATTTTAAACTACAATCAGAAGGGGCCGATTTTTTTAAAGAATTTTTTGTTAACAAAATTGACAACAAAAGCAATCCTGTCTTAAAAATTGGCACAATAATAGGTTTAGATACAAAAATGGCGCACACTGTAGATGGCAAAGCAAGAATAAAAGCTTATAGCTCTTCCATGCAGCTTTATATTAATTCAAAAAAAGTTACTGATATCAAAATTAACGGTGATGATCAGGAGATTCCTTTACCTGTAAACCTTCTTAAACAAAATTCCAATAATACAATTTTGATAAAAACAGGTATAAATCAACAGGCAACAAGCTATGTTGATTATGACGACATGGAGTTTATGAATTTACTGCTTGCATTTTAA